The following nucleotide sequence is from Archocentrus centrarchus isolate MPI-CPG fArcCen1 chromosome 6, fArcCen1, whole genome shotgun sequence.
GAAGGCTGCCAGTTGGCATGTCTTgtcaaaaaaatacacacacacacgcacgcacacacaaaaactcatTTTCTGTCTATCTGGTAGATTGAGAGCTTGGCTGTCTGTCTAAAGCAACTTATTCTCAGCTGTCAGTTTAAAAGGCTGTCTCACTTATTTAACCAAGCAGCATACCAATTCATACTCTCCTCTTCtacagttttgttttacttttcctCGTACATAATATCCTAAAAGatgcttttttcccctgttttaGTTATTGGCAAAAATGTATCTCTGTGCTGCTAAGCTGTCTAATAAAATGTGCTGTATTGTATTCTGTTTTCTATAGTTGTGCTGTGACTGTTGTCTTCTGGGCAAGGCAGCCAATGAGCTGGGTCTACCCTGTGACCACAACCTGTCTGTTGGCTATCAGTGTAATTTGGTGTACCGGGACTGCTGTATGGAAGGAGCTCAGAAAAATCAAGGTGAATGTGGGTGAAAAATGCAAACCTGCAGGAAGctagttcttttttcttttcttttttaaatcataatagGTAACACAAAGtacagttgttaaaaaaaataaaagtgaagtgAAATCTGTGCAAAACCACATGAAGCTAATTAGGTGTCAAACATATGACCACACTGCCCCTTAGTGGATGCTTATGGCCATTGCCTGTAGCATTCACTAGAGCTCAAGAGTGGATTCACTTACAGtagaaatcaattttttttttcagctcataTCTAAACACAAGCAGGTTAGATATCAGCTACTGAACAGTAACTGTGGAAATTTCACAGATTTAGTGTGTTGCTGACTGGTGTTTAAGCAGctctctgaaaacaaaaaatagcCTGTTGTTTCCAAGCGCGGCTGAAATTCTAATTTCATCCAGTGTTCACATGGCAACAATACCATTAACTTCATTTTAACATACCAGTTCATTGTTTTTGTGTAGATTGCATATTACAAGCTTAAACTTAAGTGACCATCAAGAATAAGTCAACAGTTCACTGGTGACACATTTCAGTGCCAAAAAACCCCCCAAcagcatacacacaaaaacccatgtatcaaatatgatacacatGGCGTTAAAGGGATGAGGTGTTAAAAATTGTATGAATAAACAAGcttttttgtttcctctctcGCACAGTGCCTAACGAGGATGAGACAACTGAAAATGGAGCTGTAGTGTTAAATGATCAGTGCAATGGTGAAGTATAATAAGCTAACAATTGTGATTTTCTTCACATTCGTGAAAATGCACGGATCTGTTATTAACATGTTTGCGGTGCGTCTTAGGGAAATGTGCTCATCGTTGTGTGGGGAATGACACGTGTGCCTGTTCCAAAGGATATAAACTCAAACCAGATGGAAAGAGCTGTGAGGGTAAATTGGcctctgtactttttttttatgcattctaatttcagtgtaatattttattatcaaGACTCTGCATGCTGCCATTAGTGTGATAAAGAAAGTAGAGTAAATAGGACCTGGAAAAAACTAATACTTATGCCTCAACGCAGAGCCTCAGCAGGAGACGCACAACGCGTTGATTCACTGTCtacctcattttttttctcagatatcAACGAGTGTTTGCTGGGAGCCAGCAACTGCCGGGGAGGAGAGCGTTGCATCAACACAGAGGGCTCATTCCGTTGCCAGAGAGAGGTCAGCTGTGGAACAGGATATGAACTCACTGacagcaacaactgcaaaggTCAGCTGCACTGCCTGCCTCCACTGTTTGATGGGAGACACCGTGAACACTgagttgtggttttttttgttgctggtaTTCGTAGCCTATTGACTTGCTCTGATGTCTTCACTCAGATATTGATGAGTGTGAGACTGGCATCCACAACTGTGGCTCCCAGTTTGTATGCCAAAACACCAAGGGGTCATTCCGTTGTCTGCCCAAAGTTCAGTGTGGTGCTGGCTTTATCCAAGATGCCCTTGGAAACTGCATTGGTAAGCATCAGTACCAAAAGATTTACAGTGGTTAAGTGTCCTGATCAATatgttaacatttatttttccagattattttaaaatgaagaaaggATAGGAAGggatatttaaatttaaagatgTGTTTTAGTGTGGATTATAGCTCTTCAAGTAATAAATTACTGGGGTAAGTTTAATCAGAGCCATTGTAACACTGTGTGAGAGgagccaaatgcaggacactggcAGGACTAATGTGGAACTTTGTGAACTTTAATGGCTAAAAAGaaattgcaaaataaaacacaaaaaccacgGAGCTGGTATACACAAAATAGAAATCCAGTGAAGCAACCGGGAGCACAAAAAGGTTAAACTGGAGATAAAAGATGAACTGACAAGACTGAAGGAGGGACAGGGCTACACACAGAGGGCCAATTAGGAAACAagacacagggagaaacaaTCAAGGCCTCAAGACGTGTGAAGACAAGGGTGGGGTCTAAAAGAAATGAGACACTCAAGAAATAGAAATGATCGAAATAAAACAGGAGATGAAAACAAGAGAAGTTTGGGGAAACTAAGACTGACAAACGGGAGAAAAAGAAGCATCAAAGACACGGGAAAAGCTAAACACTAAGAAACATAACTGAATTGATCATTTAGTATAAAACCTAATATTGGAAACTTAAACAGAAACCCAAGGTTATCACtaatttttgtgtaaaataacaCTGTCACTGTGCATTCCCATTTTCAGATATAAATGAATGTGTTAGCCAGACAAGCCCATGCAGCCGAGGGCAGGTCTGCATCAACACAATGGGCTCCTACATCTGCCAGAGGAACTCTGTCAACTGTGGTCGAGGATACCACGTCAATGAAGAGGGCACGCGCTGCACTGGTATGGCTATAGAGCTCACCATACCTACATACAGAGTTTCTTAGTAACCTACCTCTGGTGGATTTCATGGTGCTCTCTGTTGCTTGTACCCCTTGTCCACAGATATTGACGAGTGTAAGACCACTGAAAACGTCTGTGGAGGTCATGCTTGCTTCAACATGTTGGGCTCTTACCGCTGCGAGTGTGAAATCGGCTACGCGTTCAATAGCGTCACTCGGATTTGTGAAGGTAAggagtttttttggtttttgctttgtgttcttACATCAGTGGCTAAATTTGAGTGTATCCTAAGCCTTTATGTACAGTACAAGATACACACACCACGTGTTGAAATATTTGAGTCACTCTTCCAGCTTCTTAATTTGTCAGTTTTGGACTTTTTGCTCCAGATGTGAATGAATGCAGGCATTACCCCGGCCGCCTGTGCGCTCATAAGTGTGACAACACCCTGGGATCCTACCAGTGTAGCTGCACCACAGGCTTCAAGTTAGCTGCTGACGGCAGAAATTGTGATGGTAAGGCAGTTATCGAGGTCAGGAGAATTTATAGAGCATAGATTCTGTAGATTATAGAGTGCACATATTCCTAGTAACTTGAACAATAGAAACCCGTGTCTAGTGTTCTCGTAGTTTGCCAGCATTATAAATTCCAAGGCCAACTGGTAATCAATGTCTCACTTAAGAAATGCGTTACTGTATATCGTCAGCCCATACAGCATTTCACTAGTCATCGATCCAGTACTCATGTTTCTTAGGTAGCCTTAACTTTTTTCTTCATCAAAAAAATAAGCACATATTgtatcacagacacacacacgcacacacatttttatgttaACTGTGACACTTTTCTGTATCCAGATTTGAATGAGTGTGAGAACAACCCATGCAGTCAAGAGTGCACCAATGTGTACGGCTCCTACCAGTGTTACTGCCGCCGCGGCTACCAGCTCAGTGACATAGATGGCATGACTTGTGAAGGTAGAGTTGAAATGTGTCAGCTGTGCTATGAATATGAACTTAGTAGTTTTAATAGTGTTGACCTTTTTCTTTGATCTTTCCAGACATAGATGAATGTGCCCTGCCCACCGGAGGTCATATTTGCTCTTATCGCTGTCACAACACTCCTGGCAGCTTCCACTGTTCCTGCCCTGTCAGTGGCTACACCATGGCGGTAAACGGGCGCAGCTGCCAGGGTAAGCTCTCTGCAGTATCACGTTGTCTGACACCTTTTCCCCCTAGCTTTGGGGGACAAttatgtttctgatttttaaaacacttttttgcCTTTCAGATATTGATGAATGTGTGACAGGAAGCCACACATGCATGGAGAGTGAACGCTGCTTCAATGTACAGGGAGGATTCAGATGCCTTTCTTTCACGTGTCCAAACAACTACAGACAAGTTGAAGACACGTAAGTATTTGAACTGTGTCCCTGTTGCAGAATCTTTGCTGAGCGGGGACCCATTTATGAACAGGCATATCTGTGATTCTGCTCTCTGTGTTACAGCAATGTTAGACATAAAGAGTTGACCCTCATTAGAAGGTCCTCATGCACATAAACACTCACAGAGCAAGGTCCATATTCCTTATACTATAGTTAAGTCTGAAACAGTCACGATATTAAAAGCTTTAAGTTTATGTACTGTAGTATCAGGCTTTTTAAACCAATCCTTGTTTGTATATGGATCAGGGCCCCTGCATGTCCAGTATGCTCAATGCTGGAATGAATCCAGTATGAATTTGGCTGTAGCATGTTTTGTCATTTCAGTGACGAGTGATGAAATGCATTTGGATATTTCTCAGTTTAATTTTGGCACACATGAAGATGAGACTGTGTATACCCACACCCTTGTTTGGAGGCACCAGTGACAGAACATTTTTGCATGATCCTACAGAGGGCACCATAACTGAAAGTGATATTCCTTTCACTGCATGTCATGCACGGCAAATGAAATTTACACCCGgtctccctttctctttctctctttgcctGTTTTATTCCGTCTTGTCCTGTCCTGCCTCCGATCTTCTCTTTTTGCAGTCGATGTGAACGCTTGCTTTGCAATGAGTCTGTCGAGTGCCTGACCATGCCCCTGAGAATAACCCACTACTACCTCACCTTCCCCACCAACATCCCCGTCTTCACCAGCATCTTCCGCATGGGCCCCTCCCACGCCGTGCCTGGCGATGACATCCAGATTGCTATTACAGCTGGCAACGAGGGCGGTTTCTTCAGGACTGAGCAGATGCCCACTGGTGGTGTGATGTCACTGGCTAAGCTCATCGACCAGCCGCAGGACTTTGAGCTGTCTCTGGAAATGAGGCTGCACCGCTATGGCACAATCACTACATACTTGGCTAAAGTGCTGGTGTTTGTTACCCAGTAGGAGCCCAGAGTATCCTATAATCCCCTACTAGAATAAGCACAAGTGTTTCATAGGTTTGCACAAGTTATTACCCTCTTAAAATGGATGTGGCATATTAACTTAATCTCATGAAGAAATCAGAAGATTGCAAAATGCATGCAAGAGTAAAGCATGATGACGCAATATAGCCTACTATAAATGATTACAGAACATAAAGTATAGGTAGAGCATGTGCaggtaaatataaatatgatttCCATGGGTTTCTAGCAGGTCTGGGCCTTTCAGGGCTGCTGTTGAACTACGGTTCATTTGTAACCTCTGTCTTATCGGCTatccaggctttttttttaattttctattacattttttttaatgaactctGATATTACTCTGTCTCCCAATAAATGCACATTAAACatggcacactttttttttgacattgtaaaatacagtaaacacataaaatccataaaaaatgttgcattttaattgataaactctttttttaacacaaagcaTGTGGTTTGTTATTTAGCAGTATACGTTAGGTCCAACTGAATGTATCTTTTGAGGTAAGGCATTGTCAAAGAAGCTACTGTAGGTGGCGTTCTAGGTCAGGGTAAATCTCAAAATGGTAACAACCCAAGTCTGCCGACAACTGAGTGTAATTTGATGATGGTTGCATGATAAAGTCTGacattttgcagtattttatgGTTTATGTGCTGGATGAACAGTTTTCTATTAAAACTGAAATAGAAATAACACATGTTCAAGTCAAAACCAGTGTTTGATAATGGTGCTTTGTGGGGTTTAATCAAATACAGCAAAGGGAGCAGTTGGAATGTGAGGCTAAATCACAGATGGAGGCATGATTTCCCCTCACAAAGTTTCATATTACTGTTATTCTAGTAGTTTCAGAACACTCAGAGtatattctgttttattattgaaaCAATCGTTACACAAA
It contains:
- the fbln1 gene encoding fibulin-1 isoform X1 encodes the protein MGLCVVLLCSLFGVLLGQGAEQRSMEECCKDGQKYGNVNDECANVPLISSSTTCRTVQEQCCETVLKDKMCTNGINIAKSQGACDSLLTNTCDTKSKKLCCDCCLLGKAANELGLPCDHNLSVGYQCNLVYRDCCMEGAQKNQVPNEDETTENGAVVLNDQCNGKCAHRCVGNDTCACSKGYKLKPDGKSCEDINECLLGASNCRGGERCINTEGSFRCQREVSCGTGYELTDSNNCKDIDECETGIHNCGSQFVCQNTKGSFRCLPKVQCGAGFIQDALGNCIDINECVSQTSPCSRGQVCINTMGSYICQRNSVNCGRGYHVNEEGTRCTDIDECKTTENVCGGHACFNMLGSYRCECEIGYAFNSVTRICEDVNECRHYPGRLCAHKCDNTLGSYQCSCTTGFKLAADGRNCDDLNECENNPCSQECTNVYGSYQCYCRRGYQLSDIDGMTCEDIDECALPTGGHICSYRCHNTPGSFHCSCPVSGYTMAVNGRSCQDIDECVTGSHTCMESERCFNVQGGFRCLSFTCPNNYRQVEDTSARLKRSDVVRCVKSCQPNNIACILDPTQSVSHSFISLPTFREFTRPEEIVFLRTTVPADESYNFGSYDVKFDILEGNVDNAFDIIKRVENGMYVGIVRQVKPVIGPVTTVLKLSMRNLTTKGDSGQNIINIQVFVSEFWF
- the fbln1 gene encoding fibulin-1 isoform X2 is translated as MGLCVVLLCSLFGVLLGQGAEQRSMEECCKDGQKYGNVNDECANVPLISSSTTCRTVQEQCCETVLKDKMCTNGINIAKSQGACDSLLTNTCDTKSKKLCCDCCLLGKAANELGLPCDHNLSVGYQCNLVYRDCCMEGAQKNQVPNEDETTENGAVVLNDQCNGKCAHRCVGNDTCACSKGYKLKPDGKSCEDINECLLGASNCRGGERCINTEGSFRCQREVSCGTGYELTDSNNCKDIDECETGIHNCGSQFVCQNTKGSFRCLPKVQCGAGFIQDALGNCIDINECVSQTSPCSRGQVCINTMGSYICQRNSVNCGRGYHVNEEGTRCTDIDECKTTENVCGGHACFNMLGSYRCECEIGYAFNSVTRICEDVNECRHYPGRLCAHKCDNTLGSYQCSCTTGFKLAADGRNCDDLNECENNPCSQECTNVYGSYQCYCRRGYQLSDIDGMTCEDIDECALPTGGHICSYRCHNTPGSFHCSCPVSGYTMAVNGRSCQDIDECVTGSHTCMESERCFNVQGGFRCLSFTCPNNYRQVEDTRCERLLCNESVECLTMPLRITHYYLTFPTNIPVFTSIFRMGPSHAVPGDDIQIAITAGNEGGFFRTEQMPTGGVMSLAKLIDQPQDFELSLEMRLHRYGTITTYLAKVLVFVTQ